The DNA segment AGTAGCATTTCAGAAAGCAATACTCAACATTTATTTGTGAATGGGAAAATATATTGGTGAATAGTCAGATTTCTATATTCTGTGTGATTTATGTGTGATGTTTAGGAGGGTTACCTGCTATTTATAAAGGTACGAGCATACTGAAAATATATCATGAGCCTCTGGCAATGATATGAACTATATATAAAAATATACATCTCAGCATGTAATCCTTTTACATGCTTTTTATTTCGATAAAAAAGAGTAATACAACATAATATCAATTATGTTGTATTACAGTAAAGGGACGGTAGTAGGGATGAAGAAGGAACAGATCAATAGCTGTATTGAGCTGACAAAGGAAATTATGAATCGGCATTATCAGGGAAATCTTGCTTTTGTAGCGGAGCAGCTTCATAAAAACTGTATGTGGATCGGATCGAATGCGGATGAGTTTTATCAGGGGAAGGACAGTATTATCGCCGTGTTGAAAAGAGATGCAGAGAAGCTTCCGCATATACAGCTCACCTCACAGGAATATATGTGTGCAAGTCATGATACGCATGAATGTATTATCATGGGGCGCTATATCGGGGTGACCAGTGCAGCCAGCGGAGAAATATATCGCGATATGCAGAGGGTAACCTTTGTGTGGAAAGAGGAAAAAGGAAAACTTTCTGTAATTCATATGCATGTTTCAAATCCCTTAAACAATGTAGTCAAGGGAGAGGCGTTTCCCAATCAGCTTGCTTCCTATACGAAGGAATATCTGGATATGCTTGTCAACAGGGAGGTAGAGAAAAAAGGAACGATAACTGTGAAGGATCAACAAAATCGTTATCATGTGGTACAGGTCAGTGACATCCTTTATTGTGAGGCATTCAATATGAACAGTATCCTTCATATGAAAAATGATATATTTGCGAGGATAACATTGGTCGAGCTGGAGGAGCAGCTGAAAGAGAAGGGGAACGGAATGTTCTGCAGGATCCATAAAAGCTATTTGGTAAACCGTTATCACGTACTTTCATTAAAACGATATGAGCTTACAATCAGGGGGAACCACCATGTTCCGGTATCAAAACAGCATTACAATGAAATCAGAGAGTGGGTGCAGAGATAATGCGGGAGACTGGAAAAGACGATACACAATATACACATCAGGAGTACCGTATGGCGGGTATTGCGCATTTATTGCTACAGGATGAGGTAGAAGAATTTTATTACAAAGGAAAGCAGATCAGTCGTAAGGAGGCGGATGCGCAGGTCGCATGCTTTCAGGCACAGGCAAAGAAGGGAAAGGAAGCCGGAAGATGAGAGCAAGAAAGGGAACCTTCAAAGCATATAGGGGGAGTGGGTAAGCAACCATGCGGCATGTAAAGCGGCTTCTTTGGATATTGCTGATCATATGGATGATGATGGATATCACATTGATTATCAGCAGACTTGCACAACCGAACCAGCCGGCAAACATCGTTGGATGGACACCGTATCTGATTGGAAGCGGTGATCGATATTGTGGATTGCATAAGGATGACCTGATGATTGCACATATGCCATCGGGCATCCTTCAGAAACAGGACGTAATCATCTATTCGGATGGGGATTCGCTACAGGTTGGCTGTATAAAAAAACAGGGAAAAACGTGGTATCAAATAGAAAATGATACAGGTAAGCGATATATTACACCCGCTCAAATACGGAGTGTCTCTGTATGTACGATACCCAGAGTCGCAGGAATACTGGTGTTTCTTTCAGAGCAGGGCTTCCATATTGCAGGGGCCGGCTGTATCCTGATTGCTGCATATGAATGCAGGAAGCATTTTAAAAACTTAAGTGTATTGAGAAAGCATGAAAAGGATCCAAATGATGAAGCCCATGGACATAGGGGGAATGGATGATTTAAGAAACTCATGACATACAAGGAAAGAAGGAGGAAATGAAAATGAGTAAGAAGAACAAAATTGGAGGACTGGCACTGGCCGGCGCATTGCTGCTGACATGTGCGGCAGCAGGAACAATCGCAAAGTATCAGACGGAGCTGGGGGGGACAGACACTGCTTCTGTCGCCAAATTTGAGGTAAAAGCGGGAGATTTGAATAAAGATTTAAACGCGGATTTAAGTATATTTAAGAATCCAAAAGATAGTGACGGTACCAATGCAGAAGCCGATGTAGCCACAAATAAAATCGCACCGGGAACAGCTGGTGTAAAGGAAATCGAAATCGAGAATACATCCGAGGTGACTGTCGAAGGAACGATTACTGCAAAAATGGAAAATACATCCGTACCAATCGAGCTGGCAATCACAGAAAGTGATACGTTACCAAGTAGTTCCGAGTGGACAGCAGCTGATGCCCCAACACCGGAAAGCTA comes from the Erysipelotrichaceae bacterium 66202529 genome and includes:
- a CDS encoding regulator, with amino-acid sequence MLYYSKGTVVGMKKEQINSCIELTKEIMNRHYQGNLAFVAEQLHKNCMWIGSNADEFYQGKDSIIAVLKRDAEKLPHIQLTSQEYMCASHDTHECIIMGRYIGVTSAASGEIYRDMQRVTFVWKEEKGKLSVIHMHVSNPLNNVVKGEAFPNQLASYTKEYLDMLVNREVEKKGTITVKDQQNRYHVVQVSDILYCEAFNMNSILHMKNDIFARITLVELEEQLKEKGNGMFCRIHKSYLVNRYHVLSLKRYELTIRGNHHVPVSKQHYNEIREWVQR